One window from the genome of Musa acuminata AAA Group cultivar baxijiao chromosome BXJ1-4, Cavendish_Baxijiao_AAA, whole genome shotgun sequence encodes:
- the LOC103980740 gene encoding uncharacterized protein At4g06744: MAIRTLLLVLCIIFLLVSPSLSGRTQLERQRKAIEISIGVGVGGSGSESPTASPSPTDDSGGCSPPASPPSSEPQPSDFPNLKQYYAYLVIQRFKRSITCDPNGVIQTWVGYRPCTYQGFYCAAPPDSPDTPTIASVDFNGFRLCAPTVAGFVDQLPDVALFHANSNNFSGPIPDLTGLPYLYELDVSNNLHSGPFPADVLALSNLIFLDLRYNLFAGSVPASVFALDLDVLFLNNNNFFRPLPADLGSSPVAYLTLANNGFTGPIPRSICNASKTLVEVLFLNNKLSGCLPYEIGLLSIATVFDAGFNQVTGPIPWSFGCLLKVEQLNLAGNLLYGEVPDVVCRLAKDGNLANLSLSGNYFTSLGLSCWDLVKSEVLDVRHNCIVGLPEQRPPSECSKFLWRPKHCPVSHYIPCSLSNCSVKPAASKSTSSEYMTYKALHQPPPN; encoded by the coding sequence ATGGCTATCAGAACACTGCTGCTGGTTCTCTGCATCATCTTCCTCCTCGTCTCTCCCTCCCTCAGTGGCCGTACGCAATTGGAGCGACAGAGAAAAGCCATTGAGATTAGCATCGGCGTTGGCGTCGGGGGCAGTGGCAGCGAGAGCCCCACTGCGTCGCCATCTCCAACGGATGATTCTGGCGGCTGCTCACCGCCTGCGTCGCCACCGTCGTCCGAGCCGCAGCCCTCCGACTTCCCCAACCTCAAGCAGTACTACGCCTACCTCGTCATCCAACGCTTCAAGCGGAGCATCACCTGCGATCCTAATGGCGTCATCCAGACATGGGTGGGCTACCGGCCTTGCACCTACCAGGGCTTCTATTGTGCAGCCCCGCCGGACTCCCCCGACACGCCCACCATCGCCTCCGTAGACTTCAATGGCTTCCGCCTCTGCGCGCCGACTGTCGCCGGCTTCGTCGACCAGCTCCCCGACGTCGCGCTCTTCCACGCCAACTCCAACAACTTCTCCGGCCCCATCCCCGACCTCACCGGCCTTCCCTACCTCTACGAGCTCGACGTCAGCAACAACCTCCACTCCGGCCCGTTCCCGGCCGACGTCCTCGCGCTAAGCAACCTCATCTTTCTAGACCTCCGTTACAACCTCTTCGCCGGCTCCGTCCCGGCCTCCGTCTTCGCCCTCGACCTCGACGTGCTCTTCCTCAACAACAACAACTTCTTCCGGCCGCTGCCGGCCGACCTCGGCAGCTCGCCGGTGGCCTACCTGACCCTGGCCAACAACGGCTTCACCGGGCCGATCCCCCGGTCCATCTGCAACGCGTCAAAAACCCTGGTCGAGGTGCTCTTCCTCAACAACAAGCTCTCCGGCTGCCTACCGTACGAGATCGGATTACTGAGCATTGCGACGGTGTTCGACGCGGGGTTCAATCAGGTCACCGGGCCGATACCGTGGTCCTTCGGCTGCCTGCTCAAGGTGGAACAGCTGAACCTGGCGGGGAATCTGCTCTACGGGGAGGTGCCCGACGTGGTATGCCGGCTGGCCAAGGACGGCAACTTGGCGAACCTGTCGCTGTCGGGGAACTACTTCACCTCGCTGGGACTCTCCTGCTGGGACTTGGTCAAGAGCGAAGTGCTCGACGTGCGGCATAACTGCATAGTGGGACTGCCGGAGCAGCGGCCGCCGTCGGAATGCTCCAAATTCCTGTGGCGGCCGAAGCACTGCCCGGTGTCGCACTATATTCCATGCAGCCTCTCGAATTGTTCGGTAAAGCCGGCGGCGTCGAAGTCGACGTCGTCAGAGTACATGACCTATAAGGCGCTTCATCAACCACCGCCGAATTAA